One window from the genome of Pseudomonadota bacterium encodes:
- a CDS encoding RNA polymerase sigma factor: MTPKEEDTAGLDEDDALMRRIAGGDERAYAMLVQKHLGRTVRTAMRILGNQADAEDAAQDAFIRVWKHAENWEPEANHGAKFTTWFYRVVTNLCIDYTRKKRGIALENIAEQEAEDESGLEKLERADTFQTLKTHMDALPERQRTALTLCFYEEMSNKEAAEIMDISVKALESLLVRARRSLRDTMDADDIRDGMQAGN; encoded by the coding sequence GTGACGCCGAAAGAAGAGGATACTGCCGGGCTGGATGAGGATGATGCGCTGATGCGGCGCATCGCCGGGGGCGATGAAAGGGCCTATGCCATGCTGGTACAGAAACATCTGGGCAGAACCGTGCGGACCGCCATGCGTATTCTCGGCAATCAGGCCGATGCCGAAGATGCAGCGCAGGATGCCTTTATCCGCGTCTGGAAACATGCGGAAAACTGGGAGCCGGAAGCCAATCACGGCGCTAAATTCACCACATGGTTTTACCGTGTTGTGACCAATCTGTGTATTGATTACACGCGCAAAAAACGCGGTATCGCGCTGGAAAACATCGCCGAGCAGGAAGCGGAGGATGAAAGCGGTCTGGAAAAGCTGGAACGCGCCGACACGTTCCAGACGCTAAAAACCCATATGGATGCCCTGCCCGAGCGGCAACGCACTGCCCTGACCCTCTGTTTTTACGAGGAAATGAGCAATAAGGAAGCCGCAGAGATCATGGATATTAGCGTCAAAGCGCTGGAATCGCTGCTGGTACGGGCAAGACGCAGTTTACGTGACACGATGGATGCGGATGACATCCGCGACGGTATGCAGGCAGGAAATTAG
- the map gene encoding type I methionyl aminopeptidase, with amino-acid sequence MNTKSEYKTVHDTEEGQILIHDAAAFEGMRVAGRLAAETLDYITDFVKPGVTTEYLDDLCHKFIEDHDAIPAPLGYKGYPKATCISVNHVVCHGIPSEKPIQEGDVLNIDVTVIVDGWHGDTSRMYYCGEKIPVKAQRLVETTYEAMMLGIEQVKPGATLGDVAAAIQKHAEGRRFSVVRDFCGHGIGQTFHMPPSVLHYGKAGEGLVLQPGMFFTIEPMINTGKYDVKILDDGWTAVTRDKSLSAQFEHSLAVTEDGFEIFTLSPKGYTFPPYTS; translated from the coding sequence ATGAACACGAAATCGGAATACAAAACAGTACATGATACGGAAGAAGGACAGATTTTGATCCATGATGCCGCAGCATTTGAAGGCATGCGCGTTGCGGGGCGTCTGGCGGCGGAAACACTGGATTACATCACCGATTTTGTAAAGCCCGGTGTTACGACGGAATATCTGGATGATCTGTGCCATAAATTCATTGAAGACCATGATGCGATTCCCGCGCCGCTGGGCTATAAAGGCTATCCCAAGGCGACCTGTATTTCGGTTAATCACGTTGTTTGTCACGGCATTCCCAGCGAAAAACCCATTCAAGAAGGCGATGTGCTGAATATTGATGTGACGGTGATTGTCGATGGCTGGCACGGCGATACCAGCCGCATGTATTACTGCGGCGAGAAAATTCCCGTCAAGGCGCAGCGTCTGGTCGAAACGACTTATGAGGCGATGATGCTGGGGATTGAGCAGGTCAAACCCGGTGCGACGCTGGGCGATGTGGCCGCCGCCATCCAGAAACATGCGGAAGGACGGCGTTTTTCGGTCGTGCGCGATTTCTGCGGCCACGGCATCGGACAAACTTTCCATATGCCGCCCTCCGTTCTGCATTACGGCAAGGCAGGTGAGGGGCTGGTACTGCAGCCGGGTATGTTCTTCACGATTGAGCCGATGATCAATACCGGCAAATATGATGTGAAAATTCTGGATGACGGCTGGACGGCTGTAACACGTGACAAATCGCTGTCAGCGCAATTTGAACATTCTTTGGCGGTGACGGAAGACGGGTTTGAAATTTTCACCCTGTCGCCGAAGGGCTATACTTTTCCGCCCTATACTTCCTGA
- a CDS encoding periplasmic heavy metal sensor: protein MTAIHKILVTVSVLLFISLAGNMFFLGIWLGSSVQQGVTETTHVSGNIHAASEIKQIDREFSDLLPEQDKEIIRSRMQESRSTLRAQKDALDNAQRAVRNAMYAEPFDQSALDQALADERNARQNLHGALNTTRRNMAASLSPEGRRALAKMEDRLSRYREARNGGMHGDAETGERNKDMRRFEKLRKLREHRKNQE from the coding sequence ATGACCGCCATCCATAAAATACTGGTAACCGTTTCCGTTCTGCTGTTTATTTCGCTGGCAGGAAATATGTTCTTTCTCGGCATCTGGCTGGGCAGCTCGGTACAGCAAGGCGTCACGGAAACCACCCATGTCAGCGGCAATATCCATGCCGCAAGCGAGATCAAACAGATTGACCGTGAATTCAGCGATTTGCTGCCCGAACAGGATAAGGAAATCATCCGCAGCCGCATGCAGGAAAGCCGCAGCACGCTGCGCGCCCAAAAAGACGCGCTGGATAATGCCCAGCGTGCCGTCCGCAATGCGATGTATGCCGAGCCTTTCGATCAATCCGCGCTGGACCAGGCGCTGGCCGATGAGCGCAACGCACGCCAGAACCTGCATGGCGCTCTGAACACGACGCGCCGTAATATGGCGGCCTCCCTGTCCCCCGAAGGGCGCCGTGCGCTGGCAAAAATGGAGGATCGCCTGTCCCGCTACCGCGAAGCCCGCAACGGCGGCATGCATGGTGATGCGGAAACAGGTGAGCGCAACAAGGATATGCGCCGCTTTGAAAAGCTGCGCAAATTGCGTGAACACCGCAAGAATCAGGAATAA
- the radC gene encoding DNA repair protein RadC, with protein MTQQKAKKTVLNPDKLPHAGHRDRLRQRFLESGGDGMPDYEILELLLFTAIPRRDVKPLAKKLIDHFGSFADVLAADPKSLATVTGVSENTAAFLKTVYAAGGRLLKQKISDAPVLSSWKALLDYCMATMAHEKKEHFRVLFLNRKNRLIRDEVQQSGTVDHTPVYPREIVKRALEVGATAVILVHNHPSGDPTPSNADIEMTKEIVRAVTPIDVIVHDHLIISATGHYSFKAHGHL; from the coding sequence ATGACGCAGCAAAAGGCAAAAAAGACCGTTCTAAATCCGGACAAGCTGCCCCATGCAGGGCATCGTGACAGGTTGCGTCAGCGTTTTCTGGAATCGGGCGGTGACGGTATGCCCGATTACGAAATTCTTGAATTACTGCTTTTTACCGCCATCCCGCGCCGCGATGTCAAACCGCTGGCGAAAAAACTGATCGATCATTTCGGCAGCTTTGCCGATGTGCTGGCGGCGGATCCGAAAAGCCTGGCGACCGTGACGGGGGTCAGTGAAAACACGGCGGCCTTTCTGAAAACCGTTTATGCGGCAGGCGGGCGTTTGCTGAAACAGAAAATTTCCGATGCGCCGGTTCTCAGCTCGTGGAAAGCCCTGCTGGATTACTGCATGGCGACGATGGCACATGAGAAAAAAGAACATTTCCGCGTCCTGTTTCTAAACCGCAAGAACCGCCTGATCCGCGATGAGGTGCAGCAGAGCGGAACGGTTGACCATACGCCGGTCTATCCGCGCGAGATTGTGAAGCGTGCGCTGGAGGTCGGTGCAACGGCTGTGATTTTAGTGCATAACCACCCCAGCGGCGACCCGACGCCGAGTAATGCGGATATTGAAATGACGAAAGAAATCGTCCGTGCCGTGACACCGATTGATGTCATTGTGCATGACCATCTGATTATTTCCGCGACCGGTCATTACAGTTTTAAAGCGCATGGCCATTTGTGA
- a CDS encoding kinase/pyrophosphorylase: MAREINLHLVSDSTGGTLHGVVKACIAQFSEVLPVEHLWNLVREKRQIDNLMKSVAEMPGPVLFTLVDDMLAHYLQEKCREAGIPAIPVLQPIMNSLSEYLGLKSRSMPGLQHILNEDYFSRIDAMDYALHHDDGQRTGRSLAEADVVLLGVSRTSKTPTSLYLANRGIKTANIPLVPGITPPQEVFELKKPLFVGLTESPARLVELRSNRLQHMGENNRTDYLELEKVKEEVAQARQLYTRMGWPVIDVTRRSVEETAAEILTLLSRKRELEEEARAKKAAQHAAPQEQKSQS, encoded by the coding sequence ATGGCACGCGAAATAAACCTTCATCTGGTCTCCGATTCAACGGGCGGCACATTGCATGGCGTGGTTAAAGCCTGTATTGCGCAATTTTCGGAAGTCCTGCCTGTCGAGCATTTGTGGAATCTGGTGCGCGAAAAACGGCAGATCGACAATCTGATGAAAAGCGTTGCGGAAATGCCGGGCCCCGTGCTGTTCACGCTGGTCGATGATATGCTGGCGCATTATTTGCAGGAAAAATGCCGTGAAGCAGGCATTCCCGCCATCCCTGTCTTACAACCGATTATGAACAGCCTGAGCGAATATCTTGGCCTGAAAAGCCGTTCCATGCCCGGTTTGCAGCATATCTTAAATGAAGATTATTTCAGCCGTATTGATGCGATGGATTACGCCCTGCATCATGATGACGGCCAGCGCACCGGGCGCAGCCTTGCCGAGGCGGATGTCGTCTTGCTGGGTGTCTCGCGCACCTCGAAAACACCGACCAGCCTTTATCTGGCCAATCGCGGGATAAAAACGGCAAATATACCGCTGGTTCCCGGCATCACGCCGCCGCAGGAAGTCTTTGAATTAAAAAAACCGCTTTTCGTCGGACTGACCGAAAGCCCCGCGCGGCTGGTCGAGCTCCGCAGCAACCGTTTGCAGCATATGGGCGAGAACAACCGCACCGATTATCTGGAACTGGAAAAAGTGAAAGAGGAAGTCGCACAGGCGCGGCAGCTTTACACCCGTATGGGCTGGCCCGTGATTGATGTCACCCGCCGCAGCGTCGAGGAAACCGCGGCGGAAATTCTGACATTGCTGAGCCGCAAACGCGAACTGGAAGAAGAAGCCCGCGCAAAAAAAGCAGCGCAACATGCCGCCCCGCAGGAACAGAAAAGCCAATCCTGA
- a CDS encoding competence/damage-inducible protein A: MSAETYTAAILIIGDEILSGRTVDQNTPWIAEKLAEHGIKLREVRVVPDDYTDIINAVNALRSHYTYLITTGGIGPTHDDITAAAIAQAFAVPVKEDPDARKILEDYYGTRELNDARLKMAAVPEGAVLIDNPVSGAPGFKMENVYVLAGVPRIMQGMLEGFIDGLIGGDPMLSNTITCDLYESQVAKDLGSLQDKYPDVSIGSYPQYRGGILGLSLVLRATDAALLDNATDEVIAVIEALGGTASAVNIRGNETKNRETG, from the coding sequence ATGAGCGCCGAGACCTACACAGCCGCTATTCTGATTATCGGAGACGAGATTCTGTCCGGCCGTACGGTTGACCAGAACACGCCCTGGATTGCGGAAAAACTTGCCGAACACGGCATCAAACTGCGCGAGGTGCGCGTGGTGCCGGATGATTATACGGATATCATCAATGCCGTGAATGCGCTCCGCTCCCACTACACTTATCTGATTACCACAGGCGGCATCGGGCCGACCCATGATGACATCACTGCCGCCGCCATTGCGCAGGCTTTTGCCGTTCCTGTGAAAGAAGACCCGGATGCCCGCAAAATTCTGGAGGATTATTACGGCACGCGTGAGCTGAATGATGCAAGGCTGAAAATGGCCGCCGTCCCCGAAGGGGCGGTATTGATCGATAATCCTGTCAGCGGTGCCCCCGGTTTTAAAATGGAGAATGTCTATGTGCTGGCCGGTGTGCCGCGCATTATGCAGGGCATGCTGGAAGGCTTTATCGACGGGCTGATCGGCGGTGACCCGATGCTGTCCAATACTATTACCTGCGACCTTTACGAAAGTCAGGTTGCCAAAGACCTCGGAAGCCTGCAGGATAAATATCCCGATGTCTCCATCGGCAGCTATCCGCAATACCGCGGCGGCATATTGGGGTTGAGCCTTGTGCTGCGCGCAACGGATGCAGCGCTTTTAGACAATGCGACCGATGAGGTGATCGCCGTCATCGAAGCGCTTGGCGGAACGGCCAGCGCCGTGAATATCCGCGGCAATGAAACCAAAAACCGCGAAACGGGCTGA
- a CDS encoding DUF3106 domain-containing protein, whose protein sequence is MLKNKGFLSVLAVCGVMAGLAGMPATAYAQGENMAPMAQDRVLTADERRLLDSREAIEARKRIEAFKNSGGGEENARRGEIWDKLQNMPPEERRAFIEKHRGQMKERWEQMPPDEQDSFIDNKFGETRNLREKWQNMSPEERAQMKAKIQKQWENVAPEDRKQMQRELRNRWKDIDPKEREAIRSKLKERWDQMPPEQKERLKSNMQQRLNNLTPEQKAQMKRRAQEEWRGLGSEKKRRLSGEMQRGARELSTDQKREIYKRWKGFGKEGGGERRAPQRRRER, encoded by the coding sequence ATGTTGAAAAATAAAGGATTTTTATCGGTTTTGGCCGTTTGCGGCGTAATGGCCGGGCTTGCGGGCATGCCTGCGACGGCTTATGCGCAGGGCGAAAATATGGCCCCGATGGCGCAGGATCGTGTGTTGACAGCAGATGAACGGCGTCTGCTGGACAGCCGCGAAGCGATAGAGGCACGCAAACGTATCGAAGCCTTTAAAAACAGCGGCGGCGGGGAAGAAAATGCCCGTCGTGGAGAAATCTGGGACAAGTTGCAGAATATGCCGCCGGAGGAACGCCGCGCATTTATCGAAAAACACCGCGGCCAGATGAAGGAACGCTGGGAGCAAATGCCGCCGGATGAGCAGGACAGTTTTATTGATAACAAATTCGGTGAAACGCGGAACTTGCGTGAAAAATGGCAGAATATGTCGCCGGAGGAACGCGCACAGATGAAGGCGAAAATCCAGAAACAATGGGAGAATGTCGCACCGGAAGATCGCAAGCAAATGCAACGGGAATTGCGCAACCGCTGGAAGGACATCGACCCGAAAGAGCGGGAGGCCATTCGCTCCAAGCTGAAAGAACGCTGGGATCAGATGCCGCCGGAGCAAAAAGAAAGATTGAAAAGCAATATGCAGCAGCGCCTGAACAATCTGACGCCGGAGCAAAAGGCGCAGATGAAACGCCGCGCACAGGAAGAATGGCGGGGTCTGGGTTCGGAGAAAAAGAGACGTCTGAGCGGCGAGATGCAGCGCGGTGCGCGTGAGCTGTCAACGGATCAGAAACGCGAAATCTATAAACGCTGGAAAGGGTTCGGCAAGGAGGGCGGCGGTGAGAGACGTGCGCCGCAACGCCGCCGCGAAAGATAA